Proteins from a genomic interval of Gemmatimonas sp.:
- a CDS encoding CPXCG motif-containing cysteine-rich protein yields MGNREEWDLPDDAGDPDEAEDALDDEEFPLGDGVADLVGEVHCPYCGEPVEITLDPGSGTHQQYVEDCQVCCRPWLVSVSYDDDGTAHVHVDANDDHDDNDG; encoded by the coding sequence ATGGGTAATCGGGAAGAGTGGGACCTGCCGGATGACGCCGGCGATCCCGATGAGGCCGAAGACGCGCTCGACGACGAGGAGTTTCCACTCGGCGACGGCGTGGCCGATCTCGTCGGGGAGGTGCACTGCCCGTACTGCGGCGAACCGGTCGAGATCACACTCGACCCGGGCTCCGGGACGCATCAGCAGTACGTCGAAGACTGTCAGGTCTGCTGTCGTCCGTGGCTGGTGTCCGTGAGTTACGACGACGACGGCACGGCCCACGTGCACGTCGACGCGAACGATGATCACGATGACAACGATGGCTGA